From the genome of Psychrilyobacter atlanticus DSM 19335, one region includes:
- a CDS encoding ArsR/SmtB family transcription factor yields the protein MDICRCVSINETRVDKAKQTLEDLSSLDQTAKFFKILGDGTRFKIITILLEGEMCVCDIATTLNMTHSSISHQLKVLRENRVLKNRKDGKIVYYSLNDNHVKNIILQGLEHHNH from the coding sequence ATGGATATTTGCAGATGTGTCTCAATCAATGAAACCAGGGTAGATAAAGCAAAACAAACACTAGAAGATCTTTCTTCTTTGGATCAGACTGCTAAATTTTTTAAAATTTTAGGAGATGGTACAAGATTTAAGATTATTACTATTCTTTTAGAGGGAGAGATGTGTGTATGTGATATTGCAACCACTCTAAATATGACCCATTCTTCTATCTCCCACCAGCTTAAGGTTTTAAGGGAAAATAGAGTTCTTAAAAATAGAAAAGATGGAAAAATAGTATACTATTCCCTAAATGACAATCATGTTAAAAATATAATTTTGCAGGGATTAGAACATCATAATCATTAA